One genomic window of Falco cherrug isolate bFalChe1 chromosome 20, bFalChe1.pri, whole genome shotgun sequence includes the following:
- the LOC102046540 gene encoding ras-related protein Rab-18-B-like, with protein MEAAGLTLKLLLIGDSAVGKSSLLLSFTDGAFEPCLKPTVGVDFRAKKMVVDGHVVQLAIWDTAGQERFRTLTPSYYRGAQGVVLVYDVTRKDTFTGLEGWLNELEMYATKSNAVKMLVGNKTDKPDREVERREGLQFARKRSLLFIETSAKTQDGVQHAFEELVIKILQTPGLWDKRAEKRGVRLMEASAQQDKSSCGAYCPLA; from the exons atgGAGGCTGCGGGCCTCAcgctgaagctgctgctgatcGGGGACAGCGCTGTGGGGAAGTCCAG CCTCCTGCTGAGCTTCACAGACGGCGCGTTTGAGCCGTGCCTGAAGCCCACCGTCG GTGTTGATTTTAGAGCGAAGAAGATGGTGGTGGACGGCCACGTGGTGCAGCTGGCGATATGG gACACGGCAGGACAGGAGCGCTTTAGAACACTGACTCCCAGTTATTACCGAGGAGCTCAAGGGGTTGTTTTAG TGTACGATGTTACAAGGAAAGACACTTTCACAGGACTCGAGGGCTGGCTGAATGAGCTGGAAATGTATGCCACGAAAAGCAACGCTGTCAAGATGTTAGTTGGCAATAAAACTGATAAG CCTGATCGTGAAGTGGAGAGAAGAGAAGGCCTCCAGTTCGCTAGGAAACGCTCGTTGCTTTTTATAG AGACTAGTGCCAAGACACAGGACGGAGTGCAACATGCCTTTGAGGAGCTAGTCATAAAGATCCTGCAGACACCAGGTCTTTGGGATAAGAGAGCAGAGAAGCGAGGAGTCCGGCTGATGGAAGCTTCGGCGCAGCAGGATAAAAGCTCCTGTGGTGCATACTGTCCGCTTGCTTAA